In Streptomyces nodosus, one DNA window encodes the following:
- a CDS encoding stage II sporulation protein M → MDLDVFVSTHRAEWDRLEALLRRRRGLTGAEADELVALYQRTATHLSVIQSSAPDPQLTGRLSRLVARARSTVTGARSASWRDVTHFLTHGFPAAVHRTRHWWVPTALVSTVVAALLGWWIGTHPDVQASIAAPGELRGLTRPGGEYETYYSSHNAAAFAAQVWTNNAQAAALCLVLGIFLGLPVLLVLFTNMLNLGVGIGLMSSAGRLDTFLGLVLPHGLLELTAVFVAAGTGLRLGWTLIDPGHRSRRTALAEEGRAALGMAIGLALVLFVSGAIEGFVTPSGLPTWARISIGVLAELAFLGYVFILGGRAAGAGDTGDLESDGRSETVPTAA, encoded by the coding sequence ATGGACCTCGATGTGTTCGTGTCGACCCATCGTGCCGAATGGGACCGTCTGGAGGCCCTGCTGCGCCGCCGGCGCGGCCTCACCGGGGCCGAGGCGGACGAACTCGTCGCCCTCTACCAGCGCACCGCCACTCATCTCTCCGTGATCCAATCCAGTGCGCCGGATCCGCAGCTCACCGGCCGGCTCAGCCGACTGGTGGCCCGCGCGCGCAGCACCGTGACCGGCGCACGCAGCGCCTCGTGGCGCGATGTCACACACTTCCTCACCCATGGGTTTCCGGCCGCAGTGCACCGGACGCGCCACTGGTGGGTGCCCACCGCACTGGTGTCCACGGTGGTGGCGGCCCTTCTGGGCTGGTGGATAGGTACGCACCCCGACGTCCAGGCCTCGATCGCGGCCCCCGGCGAGCTGCGCGGCCTGACCCGCCCCGGCGGTGAGTACGAGACGTACTACTCCAGCCACAACGCGGCCGCCTTCGCCGCCCAGGTGTGGACCAACAACGCCCAGGCCGCCGCGCTCTGCCTTGTCCTGGGCATCTTCCTGGGCCTCCCGGTCCTGCTGGTCCTCTTCACGAACATGCTGAACCTGGGGGTGGGCATCGGCCTGATGTCCTCGGCGGGCCGCCTCGACACCTTCCTCGGCCTGGTCCTTCCGCACGGCCTCCTGGAGCTGACCGCCGTCTTCGTCGCCGCCGGAACAGGACTACGGCTCGGCTGGACCCTCATCGACCCCGGTCACCGCAGCCGTCGCACGGCCCTTGCCGAGGAGGGGCGGGCCGCTCTCGGCATGGCCATCGGCCTCGCCCTCGTCCTGTTCGTGTCGGGCGCCATCGAGGGCTTTGTGACCCCCTCCGGCCTGCCCACCTGGGCCCGCATCAGCATCGGCGTCTTGGCCGAGCTGGCATTTCTCGGGTACGTCTTCATCCTGGGCGGGCGCGCGGCCGGCGCCGGGGACACCGGCGACCTGGAGTCGGACGGACGCAGCGAGACGGTTCCGACGGCCGCGTGA
- a CDS encoding RDD family protein, translating into MSDLVTGEAVALELRPAKLPSRALAVVLDLVVALVAYILVTVALVASTSGLDSAARTALSIATFVLVLVGGPIAVETLSHGRSLGKLACGLRVVRDDGGPIRFRHALVRGAVGVIEILGTFGCVACIASLVSERGRRLGDVFAGTLVVRERVPTVSAASVPPPPPWLVGRFSELDLSTVPDGLWLAIRQYLTRMHQLDPQVGWAMSARLASDLAACTGTPAPHGIPPAAYLSAVVQERQEREKRRMYTGPGGAGAAEVPPEELSVPGGPVPSHTRSQSQPQAQAPRVPEEQERPTSYDDPSDETSDGTATGFAPPA; encoded by the coding sequence ATGAGCGATTTGGTGACGGGCGAGGCGGTGGCGCTGGAGTTGCGCCCCGCGAAGCTTCCCAGCCGGGCGCTGGCCGTGGTGCTCGATCTGGTGGTCGCCCTGGTCGCCTACATCCTTGTGACGGTCGCCCTGGTGGCGTCCACTTCAGGGCTGGACTCCGCCGCGCGGACGGCACTGTCGATCGCGACCTTCGTACTGGTGCTGGTGGGCGGGCCGATCGCGGTGGAGACGCTCAGCCACGGTCGTTCGCTGGGCAAGCTGGCGTGCGGACTGCGCGTGGTGCGGGACGACGGCGGACCGATCCGGTTCCGGCACGCGCTGGTGCGCGGCGCGGTCGGTGTGATCGAGATCCTGGGGACCTTCGGATGCGTCGCCTGCATCGCCTCCCTCGTGTCCGAGCGGGGCCGCCGGCTCGGAGACGTGTTCGCGGGCACCCTGGTCGTGAGGGAGCGGGTGCCCACGGTGTCGGCGGCCTCGGTGCCTCCGCCTCCGCCCTGGCTCGTCGGGCGGTTCTCGGAGCTGGATCTCTCCACGGTGCCGGACGGATTGTGGCTGGCGATCCGGCAGTACCTGACGCGTATGCATCAGCTGGATCCGCAGGTGGGCTGGGCGATGTCGGCACGTCTCGCCTCGGACCTGGCGGCCTGCACGGGGACACCGGCACCGCACGGCATTCCACCGGCGGCCTATCTGTCGGCGGTGGTGCAGGAGCGACAGGAGCGTGAGAAGCGGCGGATGTACACCGGCCCGGGCGGGGCCGGGGCCGCGGAGGTGCCTCCGGAGGAGCTTTCCGTCCCGGGCGGGCCCGTACCGTCTCATACCCGGTCCCAGTCCCAGCCTCAGGCGCAGGCGCCCCGCGTCCCGGAGGAACAGGAGCGGCCGACGTCGTACGACGATCCGTCGGACGAGACATCGGACGGGACCGCGACCGGGTTCGCACCGCCCGCGTGA
- a CDS encoding amidase family protein, which translates to MARGRAVGPLHGLPIAFKDTHLTRDMRTTHGSPLFADHVPDTDELAPVSQVVPFEVELEYPQRIAGQEQHTYLDWMRSAYLISVMGSPALSVPAGFPAPRRTARRHPDRHRPAHRPDHPPGRRRLRGRDRPRPPAPSFSQCPAPRAVAG; encoded by the coding sequence CTGGCCCGGGGCCGGGCCGTCGGCCCGCTGCACGGTCTCCCCATTGCTTTCAAGGACACCCACCTGACGCGGGACATGCGTACCACCCACGGGTCCCCGCTTTTCGCCGACCATGTACCGGACACGGACGAACTGGCCCCGGTCAGCCAGGTGGTCCCCTTCGAGGTCGAACTGGAGTACCCGCAGCGGATCGCCGGACAGGAACAGCACACCTATCTGGACTGGATGCGCTCCGCGTACCTCATCTCCGTGATGGGATCACCGGCGCTCTCCGTCCCGGCCGGCTTCCCCGCCCCCCGCCGGACTGCCCGTCGGCATCCAGATCGTCACCGCCCCGCGCACCGACCTGACCACCCTCCAGGTCGGCGCCGCCTTCGAGGCCGCGACCGGCCACGGCCGCCGGCCCCCTCCTTCTCGCAGTGCCCGGCACCACGGGCCGTCGCAGGCTGA
- a CDS encoding CoA transferase: MNDQTPHHDGPLSGHLVLDLAQGEGGLMSLTGEPGAPAKAGTPVADLPAGIFGVSGVLAALLERQGTARGRVVRTSLLSSMVGIHSFQGTRWTVAGEIPRTTGNQHPAIAPYGLFRCADGDLRLAAGSESLWRAVAEVTGLDPDDPRYAGNAERVRNRTELAAELEAVFSRGSAEQWIGRLDAAGVPWSFNGGGRTRRLPPPTLGQHDRSVRDWQDLEDAARDTGPARAPTATAGAPR, translated from the coding sequence ATGAACGACCAGACCCCCCACCACGACGGGCCGCTCTCCGGCCATCTGGTGCTCGACCTAGCCCAGGGCGAGGGCGGGCTGATGAGCCTCACCGGGGAACCGGGCGCACCGGCAAAGGCGGGCACCCCCGTCGCCGATCTGCCGGCCGGGATCTTCGGGGTCTCCGGGGTGCTCGCGGCCCTGCTGGAGCGGCAGGGGACCGCCCGGGGACGGGTCGTCAGGACCTCGCTGCTGTCGTCCATGGTCGGCATCCACAGCTTCCAGGGCACCCGTTGGACCGTCGCCGGGGAGATCCCCCGGACCACCGGCAACCAGCACCCCGCCATCGCCCCGTACGGACTGTTCCGCTGCGCCGACGGTGACCTGCGACTCGCCGCCGGCAGCGAGTCGTTGTGGCGTGCCGTCGCCGAGGTGACCGGACTCGACCCGGACGACCCGCGCTACGCCGGCAACGCCGAACGGGTCCGGAACCGCACCGAGCTCGCCGCCGAACTGGAGGCCGTGTTCTCCCGGGGAAGCGCCGAACAGTGGATCGGCCGGCTGGACGCGGCCGGTGTGCCCTGGTCCTTCAACGGCGGCGGACGCACCCGCCGTCTCCCCCCGCCCACCCTCGGCCAGCACGACCGGTCCGTCCGCGACTGGCAGGACCTGGAGGACGCCGCCCGGGACACGGGCCCGGCGCGCGCGCCGACCGCGACCGCGGGAGCCCCCCGGTGA
- a CDS encoding carboxyl transferase domain-containing protein yields MSPRPAALDFADTVLDHGSHRSWDTPAPAVGGDYGRTLERARERSGADEAVLTGEGRIAGRRVALLLGEFAFLAGSVGTVAADRLVHAVRRATAERLPVLAAPVSGGTRMQEGTPAFVRMAGIAAALAAHRAAHLPYLVHLRHPTTGGVLASWGSLGQLTTAEPGALIGFLGPRVYEALHAAPFPVGVQRAENLAQHGVIDAVLSPGQLRGTLAATLDITAGVPHGGPPGGRPRQDPLPPQDIRRSVGLTRDPRRPGLAELLAAADTVVPLGGTGAGEREDALRIALARIGGAPCVVAGHDRSAPGSMGPAGLRTARRAMRLAEELRLPLLTVIDTAGARLTPDAEEGALAGEIARCLADLSRLTVPRLSLLLGEGAGGAALALLPADRTLAAEHAWLSPLPPEGASAILYRTTARASELAQEQRIGAAELLDDGIVHRILAEPVPAGEDRDGFTARLVAALGWELRALHRAARAAGATGAVA; encoded by the coding sequence GTGAGCCCGCGACCCGCCGCCCTCGACTTCGCGGACACCGTGCTGGACCACGGCAGTCACCGCAGCTGGGACACCCCCGCTCCGGCCGTGGGCGGGGACTACGGCCGGACGCTGGAGCGCGCCCGCGAGCGAAGCGGCGCCGACGAGGCCGTGCTCACCGGCGAGGGGCGGATCGCCGGACGCCGGGTCGCCCTGCTGCTGGGCGAGTTCGCCTTCCTGGCCGGCTCGGTCGGCACCGTCGCCGCCGACCGGCTGGTGCACGCCGTCCGCAGGGCCACCGCCGAGCGCCTCCCCGTGCTCGCCGCCCCCGTCTCGGGCGGCACCCGTATGCAGGAGGGCACCCCCGCCTTCGTGCGGATGGCCGGCATCGCCGCCGCGCTGGCCGCGCACCGGGCCGCCCATCTGCCCTACCTCGTCCATCTGCGCCACCCCACCACCGGCGGGGTCCTGGCCTCCTGGGGCTCCCTCGGGCAGCTCACCACCGCCGAACCGGGCGCCCTGATCGGCTTTCTCGGCCCGAGGGTGTACGAGGCCCTGCACGCGGCGCCCTTCCCCGTGGGCGTCCAGCGGGCGGAGAACCTGGCACAGCACGGTGTCATCGACGCCGTGCTCTCCCCCGGGCAACTGCGCGGGACCCTCGCCGCGACGCTGGACATCACCGCCGGCGTTCCCCACGGCGGTCCGCCCGGCGGCCGGCCCCGGCAGGATCCGCTTCCGCCGCAGGACATCCGGCGGTCCGTCGGCCTGACCCGCGATCCACGCCGCCCCGGGCTGGCCGAGCTGCTCGCCGCCGCCGACACCGTGGTACCGCTCGGCGGCACCGGCGCCGGGGAACGGGAGGACGCCCTGCGCATCGCCCTGGCCCGTATCGGCGGCGCCCCCTGTGTCGTCGCCGGCCACGACCGCTCCGCTCCCGGATCCATGGGCCCCGCCGGGCTCCGCACCGCACGCCGGGCCATGCGGCTGGCCGAGGAACTGCGGCTGCCGCTGCTCACCGTGATCGACACCGCGGGCGCCCGGCTCACCCCGGACGCCGAGGAGGGCGCCCTGGCCGGGGAGATCGCTCGCTGTCTGGCCGACCTGTCGCGGCTCACCGTCCCCCGGCTCAGCCTGCTGCTCGGCGAGGGCGCGGGAGGGGCGGCACTGGCTCTGCTGCCCGCCGACCGCACGCTCGCCGCCGAGCACGCCTGGCTCTCCCCGCTGCCGCCCGAGGGTGCCTCGGCGATCCTGTACCGCACCACCGCGCGCGCTTCGGAACTCGCCCAGGAGCAGCGCATCGGCGCGGCCGAGCTGCTGGACGACGGCATCGTGCACCGGATCCTCGCCGAACCGGTCCCGGCGGGGGAGGACCGGGACGGCTTCACCGCCCGCCTGGTCGCCGCGCTGGGTTGGGAGCTGAGGGCCCTGCACCGCGCCGCCCGGGCCGCCGGTGCCACGGGGGCCGTCGCCTGA
- a CDS encoding Lrp/AsnC family transcriptional regulator — protein sequence MIPAEAGVDALDRRIIAALQIDGRASWRKIASVLGEPERTVARRALRLLESGLVTVTGLIARGDTVILRLNCRPGAVRDAAVAAARWRNTVFSYVLAGPADCVAELQCPPEQLARFMLEEVPAVPGLVSQHVSPVLRYFRTVHEWHPGILEPAEEAALARFPAPGATVEPPETDLGPEEWSILNALAEDGRRTHEELAAIAGVSEATARRRVESLSRSGQVSIRAAVEPALLGLPVEALLWIRTRPDEVEEVGRALIRSPLVRYAAAVMGEYQLLVDVTQPSKDALYEFLSTAPWVSKVEAVQSHLVVEALKRSAAPTPLLRAVQDGPAATVD from the coding sequence GTGATCCCAGCCGAAGCGGGCGTGGACGCCCTGGACCGCCGCATCATCGCTGCCCTGCAGATCGACGGCCGGGCCTCCTGGCGGAAGATCGCCTCGGTGCTCGGGGAACCGGAGCGCACGGTCGCCAGAAGGGCGCTGCGCCTGTTGGAGAGCGGCCTGGTGACGGTGACCGGGCTGATCGCCCGGGGGGACACGGTGATCCTCCGGCTGAACTGCCGCCCCGGGGCCGTACGGGACGCGGCGGTGGCGGCGGCCCGCTGGCGGAACACGGTCTTCAGCTATGTGCTGGCCGGCCCCGCGGACTGTGTGGCCGAATTGCAGTGCCCGCCCGAGCAGCTGGCCCGGTTCATGCTGGAGGAGGTGCCCGCGGTGCCCGGCCTGGTGTCGCAGCATGTCTCCCCGGTGCTGCGGTACTTCCGCACCGTGCACGAGTGGCATCCGGGAATCCTGGAGCCCGCCGAGGAGGCGGCGCTGGCCCGCTTCCCGGCGCCCGGGGCGACGGTGGAGCCGCCGGAGACGGACCTGGGACCGGAGGAGTGGAGCATCCTGAACGCGCTCGCCGAGGACGGGCGGCGCACCCATGAGGAGCTGGCGGCGATCGCCGGGGTCTCCGAGGCGACGGCCCGCCGCCGGGTGGAGTCGCTCTCCCGCAGCGGGCAGGTGAGTATCCGGGCGGCGGTCGAGCCCGCACTGCTGGGGCTGCCGGTGGAGGCACTGCTGTGGATCCGCACCCGGCCGGACGAGGTGGAGGAGGTCGGCCGGGCGCTGATCCGTTCCCCGCTGGTCCGCTATGCGGCTGCGGTGATGGGGGAGTACCAGCTGCTGGTCGACGTCACCCAGCCCTCCAAGGACGCGCTGTACGAATTTCTGTCCACCGCGCCGTGGGTGAGCAAGGTGGAGGCGGTGCAGTCGCATCTGGTGGTGGAGGCGCTCAAGCGCAGCGCAGCGCCGACCCCGTTGCTGCGCGCGGTGCAGGACGGGCCGGCGGCGACCGTGGACTGA
- the ahcY gene encoding adenosylhomocysteinase, which translates to MTTVENRQDFKVADLSLAEFGRKEITLAEHEMPGLMAIRKEYAEAQPLAGARVTGSLHMTVQTAVLIETLVALGAQVRWASCNIFSTQDHAAAAIAVGPDGTPDDPRGIPVFAWKGETLQEYWWCTEQALTWPDSPTGGPNMILDDGGDATLLVHQGVAYEKDGKVPPVETAESDEHRVILQLLHRTLGENPRKWTQLASEIRGVTEETTTGVHRLYEMQREGTLLFPAINVNDAVTKSKFDNKYGCRHSLVDGINRATDVLIGGKTAVVCGYGDVGKGCAESLRGQGARVIVTEIDPICALQAAMDGYQVTTLDEVVYKADIFITTTGNKDIILAADMAKMKHQAIVGNIGHFDNEIDMAGLAKIPGIVKDEVKPQVHTWTFPDGKKIIVLSEGRLLNLGNATGHPSFVMSNSFADQTLAQIELFTKPDEYPTGVYTLPKHLDEHVARLHLDALGVKLTQLRPEQAAYIGVDVAGPYKADHYRY; encoded by the coding sequence ATGACGACTGTCGAGAACCGACAGGACTTCAAGGTCGCCGATCTCTCGCTGGCCGAGTTCGGCCGCAAGGAGATCACTCTCGCCGAGCACGAGATGCCCGGCCTGATGGCGATCCGCAAGGAGTACGCCGAGGCACAGCCGCTGGCCGGCGCCCGTGTCACCGGCTCCCTGCACATGACCGTCCAGACCGCCGTGCTCATCGAGACCCTGGTGGCCCTGGGCGCGCAGGTCCGCTGGGCCTCCTGCAACATCTTCTCCACCCAGGACCACGCGGCGGCGGCCATCGCCGTCGGCCCCGACGGCACCCCCGACGACCCCCGGGGCATCCCCGTCTTCGCCTGGAAGGGCGAGACGCTCCAGGAGTACTGGTGGTGCACCGAGCAGGCGCTGACCTGGCCGGACAGCCCCACCGGCGGCCCGAACATGATCCTGGACGACGGCGGTGACGCCACCCTCCTCGTCCACCAGGGCGTCGCGTACGAGAAGGACGGCAAGGTCCCGCCCGTCGAGACCGCCGAGTCGGACGAGCACCGTGTCATCCTCCAGTTGCTCCACCGCACCCTGGGCGAGAACCCCCGGAAGTGGACCCAGCTGGCGTCGGAGATCCGCGGTGTGACCGAGGAGACCACGACCGGCGTCCACCGTCTGTACGAGATGCAGCGCGAGGGCACCCTCCTGTTCCCGGCGATCAACGTCAATGACGCGGTCACCAAGTCGAAGTTCGACAACAAGTACGGCTGCCGCCACTCCCTGGTCGACGGCATCAACCGCGCGACCGACGTCCTCATCGGCGGCAAGACCGCGGTCGTCTGCGGTTACGGCGACGTGGGCAAGGGCTGCGCGGAGTCCCTGCGCGGACAGGGCGCCCGCGTGATCGTCACCGAGATCGACCCGATCTGCGCGCTCCAGGCGGCGATGGACGGCTACCAGGTCACCACCCTCGACGAGGTCGTCTACAAGGCCGACATCTTCATCACCACCACCGGCAACAAGGACATCATCCTTGCCGCCGACATGGCGAAGATGAAGCACCAGGCGATCGTCGGCAACATCGGCCACTTCGACAACGAGATCGACATGGCCGGCCTCGCCAAGATCCCCGGCATCGTCAAGGACGAGGTCAAGCCGCAGGTCCACACCTGGACCTTCCCCGACGGCAAGAAGATCATCGTGCTGTCCGAGGGCCGCCTGCTGAACCTGGGCAACGCCACCGGTCACCCGTCGTTCGTGATGTCCAACTCCTTCGCGGACCAGACCCTGGCCCAGATCGAGCTGTTCACCAAGCCCGACGAGTACCCGACCGGTGTGTACACGCTGCCCAAGCACCTCGACGAGCATGTCGCCCGCCTCCACCTGGACGCGCTCGGTGTGAAGCTCACCCAGCTCCGCCCCGAGCAGGCCGCGTACATCGGCGTCGACGTCGCGGGTCCGTACAAGGCGGACCACTACCGCTACTGA
- a CDS encoding cation diffusion facilitator family transporter — protein MSASGGTKAIAAALGANLAIAVSKLVAFAFSGSSSMLAEGVHSLADSGNQFLLLIGGKRAQREATPQHPFGYGRERYVYAFLVSIVLFSLGGMFAVYEGYEKIRHPHELENWYWPVAVLVFAILAEGYSFRTAVKESAALRGTLTWVQFIRRAKAPELPVVLLEDFGALIGLVLALGGVGLALLTGDGIWDGIGTVCIGVLLVLIALVLAAETKSLLLGESAGLEEVKKIEAATVDGDTVTGVIHMRTLHLGPEELLVAAKIAVQHDDTAAEVAAAIDAAEARIRAAVPIARVIYLEPDIYSDTEAAKGPDAEATPGGPARNAGH, from the coding sequence ATGAGCGCGTCAGGCGGAACCAAGGCGATCGCGGCGGCACTCGGCGCCAATCTCGCCATCGCGGTATCGAAGTTGGTGGCGTTCGCCTTCAGCGGCTCCTCGTCGATGCTCGCCGAGGGGGTGCACTCGCTCGCCGACTCCGGTAACCAGTTCCTGCTGCTGATAGGCGGCAAGCGAGCCCAGCGCGAGGCCACCCCGCAGCACCCCTTCGGCTACGGCCGCGAGCGCTATGTCTACGCCTTTCTGGTCTCGATCGTCCTCTTCTCGCTCGGCGGCATGTTCGCCGTCTACGAGGGCTACGAGAAGATCCGGCACCCGCACGAACTCGAGAACTGGTACTGGCCGGTGGCCGTCCTGGTCTTCGCGATCCTCGCCGAGGGCTACTCGTTCCGCACCGCCGTCAAGGAGTCCGCCGCGCTGCGCGGCACGCTCACCTGGGTGCAGTTCATCCGCCGCGCCAAGGCGCCCGAGCTGCCGGTCGTGCTGCTGGAGGACTTCGGCGCCCTCATCGGTCTGGTCCTCGCCCTCGGCGGCGTCGGCCTCGCGCTGCTCACCGGTGACGGCATCTGGGACGGCATCGGCACCGTCTGCATCGGTGTGCTCCTCGTCCTGATCGCTCTCGTCCTCGCCGCCGAGACCAAGTCCCTGCTGCTCGGCGAGTCCGCGGGCCTCGAAGAGGTCAAGAAGATCGAGGCCGCGACCGTCGACGGCGACACGGTCACCGGTGTCATCCATATGCGCACCCTTCACCTCGGTCCCGAGGAGCTGCTGGTCGCCGCGAAGATCGCCGTGCAGCACGACGACACGGCCGCGGAGGTCGCCGCCGCGATCGACGCCGCCGAGGCCCGTATCCGCGCCGCCGTTCCCATCGCCCGCGTGATCTACCTGGAACCGGACATCTACAGCGACACCGAGGCGGCCAAGGGCCCGGACGCCGAGGCGACACCCGGCGGCCCGGCACGGAACGCCGGACACTGA
- the manA gene encoding mannose-6-phosphate isomerase, class I, with translation MDRLDNAVRPYAWGSTTAIPALLGVEPTGEPQAEMWMGAHPGAPSRTPRGPLDELIGKAPEEELGERTVARFGPRLPFLLKLLAAGAPLSLQVHPDLEQARAGYADEERRGIPVDAPHRTYKDANHKPELVCALTEFDGLCGFRAPEEAADLLAGLGVAALKPYIDLLRRHPEDVALREALTAVLSADPGDMARTVEEAAAACSRLGGAYAPYAEIARHYPGDPGVIAAMLLNHVRLQPGEALFLGAGVPHAYLNGLGVEIMANSDNVLRCGLTPKHIDVPELLRIVRFEACDPGVLRPEASSDGEEVYETPTDEFRLSRHVLAEGAAPQDITRATPQILLCTAGSVRVGDEVLTPGESVFVPAGEKVEVSGTGTLFRATSVA, from the coding sequence ATGGATCGCCTCGACAACGCCGTCCGCCCCTACGCCTGGGGCTCCACCACCGCCATCCCCGCGCTCCTCGGCGTGGAGCCGACCGGTGAGCCGCAGGCGGAGATGTGGATGGGCGCCCACCCGGGCGCGCCCTCACGCACCCCGCGCGGCCCCCTCGACGAGTTGATCGGCAAGGCGCCGGAGGAGGAGCTGGGGGAGCGGACGGTCGCCCGGTTCGGCCCCCGGCTGCCCTTCCTGCTCAAGCTGCTCGCCGCCGGCGCCCCGCTCTCCCTCCAGGTGCACCCCGACCTGGAGCAGGCGAGGGCGGGCTATGCGGACGAGGAGCGCCGGGGCATCCCGGTCGACGCGCCCCACCGCACCTACAAGGACGCCAACCACAAGCCCGAACTGGTCTGCGCCCTCACCGAGTTCGACGGACTGTGCGGCTTCCGCGCCCCCGAGGAGGCCGCGGACCTGCTGGCGGGCCTCGGGGTCGCCGCCCTCAAGCCGTACATCGACCTGCTGCGCCGCCACCCCGAGGACGTCGCCCTGCGCGAGGCCCTCACCGCTGTGCTGAGCGCCGACCCCGGGGACATGGCCCGTACGGTCGAGGAGGCCGCGGCCGCCTGCTCCCGCCTCGGCGGCGCCTATGCCCCGTACGCCGAGATCGCCCGCCACTACCCCGGCGACCCCGGTGTGATCGCGGCCATGCTGCTCAACCATGTGCGACTGCAGCCCGGTGAGGCGCTCTTCCTCGGCGCCGGAGTCCCGCACGCCTATCTCAACGGCCTCGGCGTCGAGATCATGGCCAACTCCGACAACGTCCTGCGCTGCGGTCTGACCCCCAAGCACATCGATGTCCCCGAGCTGCTGAGGATCGTCCGCTTCGAGGCGTGCGACCCCGGAGTTCTGCGCCCGGAGGCCTCGTCCGACGGCGAGGAGGTCTACGAGACCCCCACGGACGAGTTCCGTCTGTCCCGCCATGTCCTCGCCGAGGGCGCCGCCCCGCAGGACATCACGCGGGCCACTCCGCAGATCCTGCTGTGCACGGCGGGCTCCGTGCGGGTGGGCGACGAGGTGCTCACCCCCGGCGAGTCGGTCTTCGTACCGGCGGGCGAGAAGGTCGAGGTGTCCGGGACCGGCACGCTCTTCCGGGCCACGTCCGTCGCCTGA
- a CDS encoding SIS domain-containing protein — protein MLDETLLDDPEALARADRRALLRGAAEAGARVRTAVRHAADAGVNDLKPDGRPRAVLIAGPGTASVGVAELLDTLAGASCPVTRIHPTGVAPAAGALRWELPGWAGPVDLLLIATPDGTEPGLSILVEQAYRRSCTVVAVAPAGSPVTDAVAGAHGLFVPMATAPFEQDEPLTASAPGVLWALLTPLLVLLDRTGLLSAPPDVLGKVADRLDRVAERCGPAIATYDNPAKNLAAELAESLPVIWTEGVSAAPAGRRFAAALAELAGRPGLTAQLPEALASHSVLLSGALAAGADPDDFFRDRVEEAQALHARVVLLRDRPLGGLSAAPAARELALSHDTAISELEPEDGGELETLAELIAITDFAAVYVALASGA, from the coding sequence ATGCTCGACGAAACGCTGCTCGACGACCCCGAGGCCCTGGCCCGCGCCGACCGCCGCGCACTGCTCCGCGGCGCCGCGGAGGCCGGCGCCCGGGTGCGCACCGCCGTACGGCACGCCGCCGATGCGGGCGTCAACGATCTGAAGCCGGACGGCCGCCCCCGTGCCGTCCTCATCGCCGGCCCCGGCACGGCCTCCGTGGGCGTCGCCGAACTGCTGGACACCCTCGCGGGCGCCTCCTGCCCGGTCACCCGCATCCACCCCACCGGGGTCGCCCCGGCCGCCGGTGCGCTGCGCTGGGAGCTGCCCGGCTGGGCGGGCCCCGTCGACCTACTGCTGATCGCCACGCCCGACGGGACCGAGCCGGGACTGTCGATCCTGGTCGAGCAGGCCTACCGCCGCAGCTGCACCGTGGTCGCCGTGGCACCCGCAGGCTCCCCAGTCACGGACGCGGTGGCCGGCGCCCATGGCCTGTTCGTGCCCATGGCGACGGCCCCGTTCGAGCAGGACGAACCCCTCACCGCGTCCGCGCCCGGAGTGCTGTGGGCCCTGCTCACCCCGCTGCTGGTCCTCCTCGACCGCACCGGACTGCTCTCCGCGCCGCCCGACGTGCTGGGGAAGGTCGCCGACCGTCTCGACCGGGTCGCCGAGCGCTGCGGACCGGCCATCGCCACCTATGACAACCCGGCCAAGAACCTCGCCGCCGAGCTGGCCGAATCCCTTCCGGTGATCTGGACCGAGGGCGTCTCCGCCGCACCCGCGGGCCGTCGGTTCGCCGCCGCGCTCGCCGAGCTGGCCGGCCGTCCCGGGCTCACCGCGCAGCTGCCCGAGGCGCTCGCCTCGCACAGCGTGCTGCTCTCCGGCGCACTGGCCGCAGGCGCCGACCCCGACGACTTCTTCCGTGACCGCGTCGAGGAGGCACAGGCCCTCCATGCACGGGTCGTTCTGCTGCGCGACCGCCCCCTCGGCGGCCTGAGCGCGGCCCCCGCCGCGCGTGAGCTGGCCCTCAGCCATGACACCGCGATCAGCGAGCTCGAACCGGAGGACGGCGGCGAGCTGGAGACCCTCGCGGAACTGATCGCCATCACGGATTTCGCCGCTGTTTACGTGGCGCTCGCTTCGGGGGCGTGA
- a CDS encoding Trm112 family protein — MPLEAGLLEILACPACHAPLKEEDSELVCTSQDCGLAYPVRDGIPVLLVDEARRPA, encoded by the coding sequence ATGCCGCTCGAAGCCGGTCTCCTGGAGATCCTCGCCTGCCCGGCGTGCCACGCTCCCCTCAAGGAGGAGGACAGCGAACTGGTCTGCACCAGCCAGGACTGCGGCCTCGCCTACCCCGTCCGCGACGGCATCCCGGTCCTGCTCGTCGACGAGGCCCGCCGCCCCGCGTAA